One genomic region from Homalodisca vitripennis isolate AUS2020 chromosome 6, UT_GWSS_2.1, whole genome shotgun sequence encodes:
- the LOC124365290 gene encoding pyruvate kinase-like has product MIHRRNGLQDGTENNSGEEMKGFTKHTLKKISEIKTAQNYPRSLSVAGTVAPKLKDYTMDGTQMRNLLEAESVATKIEHICGLDIDSKSYFIRLSGIVCTIGPASKDPSVLEKMIHKGMNVARLNFSHGSYEYHANTIKNVRLAVKSYSEKIGVKVPLGIALDTKGPEIRTGLLEGGGSAEVELKKGNTITLRTDKTFEEKGTGNDIYVDYVNITKVVKPGDKIFVDDGLISLIVNKINTDQLTCTIENGGMLGSRKGINLPGVPVDLPAITEKDKRDLKFGLEQGVDIIFASFIRDASAIGEIRKILGEEGKNIKIIAKIENHQGCVHLDEIIDAADGIMVARGDLGIEIPPEKVFLAQKTMIARCNLKGKPVICATQMLESMIKKPRPTRAEVSDVANAILDGADCVMLSGETAKGDYPLECVEVMANICREAEAAIWHKQLFEELTSKIDRPYLDTAHILAIAAVEAANKGMVAAIVVATMTGRSAYLLSKYRPQCPIVAVTRDAQAARQFHLYRGIQPVIYEAPIDHDWLKDIENSVQYGLEFGKNFNFIRPNDHVVIVTGWRQGSGNTNTMRIIKVD; this is encoded by the coding sequence ATGATTCACCGAAGAAATGGCTTACAGGATGGTACAGAAAACAATTCTGGTGAAGAAATGAAAGGATTTACAAagcacactttaaaaaaaatcagtgaaaTCAAGACTGCACAAAACTATCCCAGATCCCTTTCAGTTGCAGGGACAGTTGCTCCAAAACTGAAAGATTACACAATGGACGGCACACAGATGAGAAACCTATTAGAAGCGGAGAGTGTAGCCACCAAAATTGAACACATTTGTGGGCTGGATATCGACAGCAAATCTTACTTTATTCGTCTTTCAGGAATCGTCTGTACAATAGGGCCTGCATCAAAAGATCCTTCAGTGTTGGAAAAGATGATACACAAGGGTATGAATGTGGCCAGACTCAATTTCTCCCATGGATCATATGAATATCATGCCAACACCATAAAAAATGTGCGTCTGGCAGTCAAAAGTTACAGTGAAAAAATTGGAGTAAAAGTGCCTCTGGGCATCGCATTGGACACCAAGGGTCCTGAAATACGCACAGGACTGTTGGAGGGTGGAGGATCTGCAGAGGTGGAATTAAAGAAAGGCAACACAATAACGTTGAGAACTGACAAGACTTTTGAAGAGAAGGGTACAGGAAATGATATTTATGTTGATTACGTCAATATCACAAAAGTAGTAAAACCGGGtgacaaaatatttgttgatGATGGCTTGATCTCGCTTATTGTCAATAAGATTAATACAGATCAATTAACTTGCACCATCGAGAATGGAGGAATGCTGGGAAGTAGAAAAGGGATTAATTTACCCGGGGTGCCTGTTGACTTGCCTGCAATCACTGAGAAGGACAAAAGGGATCTAAAGTTTGGCTTGGAGCAGGGAGTCGACATAATCTTTGCCTCTTTCATCAGGGATGCTTCTGCCATTGGAGAGATTAGGAAGATCCTTGGAGAGGAGGGGAAGAACATCAAAATCATTGCAAAGATTGAGAACCACCAAGGCTGTGTACATTTGGATGAGATTATTGATGCAGCTGATGGAATCATGGTAGCCAGAGGAGATTTGGGTATAGAAATTCCTCCAGAGAAAGTGTTCTTGGCTCAGAAGACAATGATTGCTCGCTGTAACTTGAAGGGAAAGCCAGTCATCTGTGCAACACAAATGTTGGAGTCAATGATCAAGAAGCCACGGCCTACGAGAGCAGAAGTCTCAGACGTTGCTAATGCTATTTTAGATGGTGCTGATTGTGTGATGCTTTCTGGTGAAACTGCAAAAGGAGACTATCCTTTGGAGTGTGTGGAGGTGATGGCCAACATCTGCAGAGAGGCTGAGGCCGCAATCTGGCATAAACAGTTATTTGAGGAGCTCACGTCTAAAATAGACAGACCCTATCTTGACACAGCTCACATCCTGGCTATTGCCGCTGTGGAAGCAGCCAACAAGGGTATGGTAGCCGCTATTGTCGTAGCCACCATGACTGGAAGGTCAGCCTATCTTCTGTCCAAGTACAGACCCCAGTGTCCCATTGTAGCAGTGACTAGGGACGCACAGGCAGCTCGTCAGTTTCATCTCTACAGAGGCATACAACCTGTCATTTATGAGGCCCCGATCGATCATGACTGGTTGAAGGACATCGAGAATAGTGTACAGTACGGGCTTGAGTTCGGCAAGAATTTCAACTTTATTAGACCCAATGATCATGTGGTCATCGTAACTGGTTGGAGACAGGGTTCTGGAAATACAAACACCATGCGCATCATCAAAGTTGACTGA